The following nucleotide sequence is from Chromobacterium rhizoryzae.
CGTCGGCAAGGCCGGCGGCACCGAGGCTTCCGGCTTCGCGCCCTTTTTTACCAGCGCGCCGGGCGTGCCCAGGCGGCCCTGGACCTCGTCCATCTTCAGCAAGGCGGCCTTGAGGCCGGCCAGCGACAGCGTCCATTGCAGCTTGCCGTCGCCTAGGCTGATCGCGTCCGCGTTGAGCATGCGCGGCAGCAGCTGCGCCATCTGCCCGGCGCTCAAGCTCTGCTCCGTTTTCAAGCCGCTCAGTTTGAAATCGCCCAGCCGCAGCGTCAGCGGCCCCGCCTTGCCGTCGTCGGCGTCCGCCGCGATCAACTCCCCGGTCAGCGGCGCATTGGGGCCGCCGTCGCGCTTGAGCAAGAGGCTGACCGGATTGTCGCCGTCCGCGGCCTGGGTGCCGTTGGCTTCGCAATGGCGGGTGTTGTCGCAGGCCACCGCCCAGTCCTTGTACGACTCCGTCTTGGCCCATGCCGCGGCGGGCAGATTCAGCGCCGCCAAGGCGGCCATGATGTGTATTCGCATGATTACCCTTCGTTGTATTCCATGCCGGCCGCGCAGCGGCGAGGCCAGACCGCCAAAGCGCAGCAGGCATGACGCAAACGCTCAGTCCCGCTGGCACACCCGGAGCCGATGCCCGTCCGGATCCAGCATCAGGAAAGTGCGGCCGAAGACCTCGGTGCTCGGCGGCTGCGCGATGCGCAGATCGGGATCGTTCCGCCAGACCTGATAGAGCTGGTCCACCGCCTCGCCGGATGCCAGCATGATACCGGCTTCGACGAATCTCGGGACGTCGGCATGCGGCGCGTCCCCGCCGCTCCACAGGGCGAACAGCGCCTCGCCGCCGGCGCTGAAGGCGACGTAACGCGGGCTGACGAACACCGGATCGGCGGCGAACAAACGGCGGTACAGCGCGGCGGAGCGCTGGATATCCGTCGCATACAGCAATTGCAGATTGGGTTGGGGGGTCAAGGTCATGACTTGCTCCTTTTCACTGGAATGCGGCTTGCGCCGTGGAAAAGAACCAGTCTGCCTGCCCCCTGCTGACAGCGTGTCGTCAGCAGAGCGCGGCTTTTCTGCGCCCATGCGCCGACGCCAACAGCGCCAGCAGCATCAGCGCCGCCGCCAGCCCAAAAGCGGCGCGCGCGCCGGCGGCCACTTGCTGCGGCGCAGCGGCGGCGATGTCCGCGGCTCCGCTGGCCGCGGCGAACACCGCGCCCATCAAGGACGCGCCGGTGATCAAACCCAGATTGCGCGACAGACTGAGCAGGCCGGACACCAGGCCGCGCTGCCGCGCCGCGGCGCCGGTCAGCGCCTGAGTGTTGTTGGCGGCCTGGAACAAGGCGTAGGCGGCGGTGATCAGGGTCAGCGGCAACAGATAGCCGGCCAGGCCCAGGCTGGCCGGCAGCAAGGCCAGCGCCAGCGCGCCCGCGCCTATGCCCGCCAGGCCGGAACGCGCCGCGATGTCCGAGCCATAGCGGTCCACCATCCGCCCGGCCGGCACGCCGCTCAAGGCCGCCACCAGCGGCCCCAGCGACATCGCCAGGCCGACGCCGGCGGCGTCCAGGCCCAGCCCCCGCGCCAGATAGAACGGCCCCACCACCAGGGTGGCCATCATCACCGTGGACACCAGGGCGTTGCCGAGCAGACCGGCGGCCAGCGCCGGGTCTCTTAGCAGAGCCAGGTTCAGCAAGGGCGAGGCGGCCTTGGACTCGGCCCGCAAGAAGGCGCGGCCGCCGACGACGGCCGTCAGCAACAAGACGGCGTTGAGCGCGCCGAAGCCCCCCTGGGCGTGATCGGGCTTCAGGGTCAAGCCCAGCGCGTAGGCGGCCAGGGTCAGCGCCAGCCAGCCGCTGCCGGCGAGGTCGAAACCGACGCGCTCGGCGGCGGGGCCGCTTGGCGCCGGCACGCTGCGCCAGATCAGGCCGAAAGCCAGCGCGCCCAGCGGCAACATCGGCCAGAACATCGCGCGCCAGCCAAAGCCCGCGATCAGCGCGCCGCCCAGCGACGGGCCCAGCGCGGTGCCGACGGCGGACATGGCGCCCAACAATCCCATCGCCCGCCCCACTTCGCCCTGCGGGGCGATGTCCGCGACAAAAGCCATGCCCAGAGCCAGCATCAAGGCCGCGCCTACGCCCTGCAAGGCGCGTCCGGCGATCAGCGCCCAGAAGGCGTCGGCCGCGCCGCAGCCGGCCGAGGCCGCGACGAACAAGGCGATGCCGGCCAGCAAGGCGCGCCGGCGGCCGAACTGATCGCCCAGCCGGCCGGCGTTGACGCTGGCCAGCGTGATCAGCAACAGATAGGCCAGCACCACCCATTGCGCTTGCTGGAAGCTGATCCGAAAGGCCGCGGCCAAGGCCGGCAGGCCGACGTTGGCCACGCTGGCGCCCAGCGAGGCCAGCAGGATAGACAGCGCCAGGCCGGCCAGCGCGGCGGAGGAAGAAGACGAAGAGGATGGAGAAACAGACATGAGGGCGGCTCCCGCCCGCATCCGGCCCCGAACGCCGGGGCCGTCGACACGGACCCGATACAGGCTACGCCGCCGCCACAGCAGGCGGAAGACGCATGGTTTACACTAAATAGTTGCGTTTGGCGCCAGGTATCGCTGTACTAAGAGTGGCTAACAAAAATCAGTTTCACGACTGAGGCAAGGCGCGCCGACGCAGGCAGTACTTGAGTACGGCAAGTCGGCGCAACGCAGCATCAGGGGTTTGTTAGCCGCTCTAATGAGTCTGTGTACCATCTGCTGCGTTGCGGCGGGATTGTAGACAAGGGCGTTGAAAACGGCTTCGAAATGCTCATCTACCACGTGTACATTCCGCTTTCTCAGCCGTTTTCGTCTTGCCCTTGCTCGCGAGACATTGAATAGGCTCTTTAAGGCGAAGCCATGCCCATACCCGATCTCAATCTGCTGATCACCCTGGACGCGCTGCTGAACGAAGGCAGCGTGGCCCGCGCCGCGCGCCGCCTGCAGCTCAGCCCCTCGGCGATGAGCCGCGCGCTGGCGCGCTTGCGCGAGGTCACCGGCGACCCGCTGCTGGTGCGCGCCGGCCGCGGCCTGACGCCGACGCCGCGCGCGCTGGAACTGCGCGAACGGGTGCACGCGCTGGTGCTGGACGCGGAAAGCGCGCTGCGCCCGGCCGGAACGCTGCGGCTGGACCGCTTGCAACGCAGCTTCACCCTGCGCTGCAGCGACGGTTTCGTCGAAAACTTCGGCCCGCGGCTGCTGGCGCGGCTGCAAGGCGAGGCGCCGGGCGTGCGTCTGCATTTCCTGCCCAAGCGCGACAAGGACAACGCGCCGCTGCGCGACGGCGCGGTGGATCTGGACACCGGCGTGGTGGGCCACGAAGCCGGGCCGGAGTTGCGGGTGCGCATGTTGTTCCGCGACCGCTTCGTCGGCGTGGTGCGCGCCGGCCATCCGCTGGCGGCCGACGCCGTCGACATCGCCCGCTACGCCGCCGGCCGCCATGTGTTGGTGGCCCGCCGCGGCGGGCTGGTCGGGCCGGTGGACGAGGCCCTGAACGCGCAGGGGCTGCGCCGCGACGTCGCGGTCACCGTGGGCGGCTTCGCCGCCGCGCTGGCGCTGGCGCGCGCCAGCGATTTGATCGCCACCGTGCCGGAGCGCCACACCGGCCATCTGCGCGCCGGCCTGCACAGCTTCGCGCTGCCGCTGGCGGTGGCGGAGATCACCATTTCCATGATCTGGCATCCGCGCCTGGACGCGGACCCGGCGCAGCAATGGCTGCGCGCCTGCGTCAAGGCGGTGTGCGATGAACAATTGGCGGCGGAAGCCGCCGTTTGAAGCGCGCCGCTCTAAAAACCTGTTTACCTGCGTATCGCCGACGCGCAGCAGATCGTAAACAGGTTCTAAAGCGCTTCAGTAAGCTGGCGACTCCATGACTCGCTTCAACGCTGACTCGCTTACCAATCCATTAGGCAGCCAATCAACTTCTGATCACTCATATTCAGTGAGGTAAAGTATGCATAGTTTTTATAAGACACTGATGGTCACATCTTTTTGCTTAATTCCGGCAACTTGCTTTTCTTCTGAGAAAGGGGCTCAAATGAAATCAGATTCATTCGGCTATTATGATTTAAATATTGGCGATTATTCAGTGCCTGAACAACATCACGACCTGCCTAAAGAAGGGAATGGCCATATTGAAGTCAACTTGGATCGTATTTTTTCGATTACCTTTCCTGACAATCCCTCAACAGGAGCCTCTTGGGGCTTAAGGACACTTCCTGCGGAATTGATGTTTCTGAGTTCCAGCCATAAACCATCTGACAAATGCGGCGTCGTCAACAATGAGGGCGTGCCGCCAGTTGGATGTGGCGGGTTTACAAGCTATATATTTAAAGCGTTAGAAAAAGGAACCGGGACAGTAAGATTTGAGTATGGTCAACAGTGGAGCAAGGGCGCTAAAAAAGTCATAACGGTAAAAGTTACTGTTAAATAACGAAATAGTTCCGAGCGATCATATCGGCACTATTCTCTCAGAACCTGTTTACGATCTCGGGAGCTAAGGCGAGACAAGGCGAAAACGAGCGAAAAAGCGGAATGTACGCGTGGTATATAAGCATTTTGAGCTTGTACTCACCTGCAACGCTTCACAAAACGCGGCAGGCATTGAACCGGCTCTAAACGTAAATCTCGCCCCTCAGATACAGCCGCGCCTGCCCCAGCAAAGCCACTTCCGCGCCTTCCAGCCGGCATTCCAGGCTGCCGCGGCGCGCGCCGCCCTGGCGCGCCTGCAAGCGGGTCTTGCCCAGCACGCCGGCCCAGTACGGCGCCAGCCAGCAGTGGGCCGAGCCGGTGACCGGGTCTTCGTCGACGCCGACGCCGGGGCCGAACCAGCGGCTGACGAAATCGCAGTCCGCGCCGCGCGCGGTCACCGCCACCCCGCGCTTGGGCAAGCCGCGCAGCCGCTGGAAGTCCGGCCGCAGCGCCGCCAGCCGCGCCGCGTCGTCCAGCACCACGATGTAATCGTCGGCGGCCAGCACCTGGCCGGCGTCCAGGCCCAGCGCCGCCAGCAGGCCGGGCGGCTCGGCGCAGGGGCGCGGCGTCACCGCGGGGAAGCGCAGCTCGATGCGCTCGCCGTCGCGCCGCGCCGTCAATTCGCCGCTGCGGGTCTGGAAGACGATGCGTTCGCCGCGCCAGCCCAACTCATGGAACAAGACCCAGGCGCTGGCCAGCGTGGCGTGACCGCACAAATCCACCTCGGTGGTGGGCGTGAACCAGCGCAGCGCCATTCGTTCGCCCTCCGCCACCAGGAAGGCGGTCTCGGACAGATTGTTTTCCATGGCGATGGCTTGCAGCGCGGCGTCCGGCAGCCAGGCCGGCAAGGGACACACCGCCGCCGGATTGCCGTGGAACACCGCGTCGCAGAACGCGTCCACCTGGTAGATGGGAATCTTCATGCCTTGTCCTCCCGCGCATCGCCGCGGATTTCGTCCAGATAGTTGTAGACGGTGTAGCGGCTGACGCCCAGCGCCTCCGCCGCGCGCTCCACCCCGCCTTTGACGATGAACAGGCCCTGCTCCAGCATCTGCGCCACCGCCTGTTTCTTGTCCGCCTTTTTCATCCGCGCCAGCGGCTTGCCGCCGCGCTCCAGCGCCTGGGCGATGATGTCCTGCATCGCCTCGTCCATGGCCGGCGGCTCCGGCGCGGCCGGAGGCGGCGGCGGCGCGCGGCCCGCCAGCGCCTGCAGGCAGGCCAGCGCCGCTTCCAGCTGGCTGCGGTCGCTGTTCAGGCACAGCGCGGCGAAGGGTTCGCCGGCGGCGGTCTTGAAGACGGCGCTGGCGGACAGCAGCCGCCGGCCGTCGCGGCTCAGGGTGTGGTAGCCGGACACCAGCGCCGGTTCCGCGCCGCCCTGACGCATCGCCTGTTCGATGGCGGCGAAGCCGCGGTCGCCGGCCGGGCCGCCCAGGATGGCGTCCCCTAGACGGCGGCCGGACACATGGCCGTTCTCGATGGCGACGACGGAGCGCTCCGGCCGGCTCAGATCATGCAGCACCACCTCGGTGTGCGCGTCCACCATGGCCCCCACCAATTTGACCGCGGCGCTCAAGGCGCGCAGCACCGCCTGTTTTTCCGCCTGGGCCGGATCGGCCGCCGGTTTCGGGTCTTCCATGCGGCC
It contains:
- a CDS encoding DUF1176 domain-containing protein, which encodes MRIHIMAALAALNLPAAAWAKTESYKDWAVACDNTRHCEANGTQAADGDNPVSLLLKRDGGPNAPLTGELIAADADDGKAGPLTLRLGDFKLSGLKTEQSLSAGQMAQLLPRMLNADAISLGDGKLQWTLSLAGLKAALLKMDEVQGRLGTPGALVKKGAKPEASVPPALPTPLLKPVAAAARPGDAALAAPILKAVRERGCWEDMPDAENPTIDVHRLSSDKVLVLRECGRGAYQGGFSVWIANDKPPYRPALAKLADGDAAYLMNAEFNQGVLSSYAKGRGIGDCNVSSAWAWTGGRFELMHAAEAPQCRGIPGGVSLRSWVTRQK
- a CDS encoding LysR family transcriptional regulator, whose protein sequence is MPIPDLNLLITLDALLNEGSVARAARRLQLSPSAMSRALARLREVTGDPLLVRAGRGLTPTPRALELRERVHALVLDAESALRPAGTLRLDRLQRSFTLRCSDGFVENFGPRLLARLQGEAPGVRLHFLPKRDKDNAPLRDGAVDLDTGVVGHEAGPELRVRMLFRDRFVGVVRAGHPLAADAVDIARYAAGRHVLVARRGGLVGPVDEALNAQGLRRDVAVTVGGFAAALALARASDLIATVPERHTGHLRAGLHSFALPLAVAEITISMIWHPRLDADPAQQWLRACVKAVCDEQLAAEAAV
- a CDS encoding MFS transporter, encoding MSVSPSSSSSSSAALAGLALSILLASLGASVANVGLPALAAAFRISFQQAQWVVLAYLLLITLASVNAGRLGDQFGRRRALLAGIALFVAASAGCGAADAFWALIAGRALQGVGAALMLALGMAFVADIAPQGEVGRAMGLLGAMSAVGTALGPSLGGALIAGFGWRAMFWPMLPLGALAFGLIWRSVPAPSGPAAERVGFDLAGSGWLALTLAAYALGLTLKPDHAQGGFGALNAVLLLTAVVGGRAFLRAESKAASPLLNLALLRDPALAAGLLGNALVSTVMMATLVVGPFYLARGLGLDAAGVGLAMSLGPLVAALSGVPAGRMVDRYGSDIAARSGLAGIGAGALALALLPASLGLAGYLLPLTLITAAYALFQAANNTQALTGAAARQRGLVSGLLSLSRNLGLITGASLMGAVFAAASGAADIAAAAPQQVAAGARAAFGLAAALMLLALLASAHGRRKAALC
- a CDS encoding PhzF family phenazine biosynthesis protein, with protein sequence MKIPIYQVDAFCDAVFHGNPAAVCPLPAWLPDAALQAIAMENNLSETAFLVAEGERMALRWFTPTTEVDLCGHATLASAWVLFHELGWRGERIVFQTRSGELTARRDGERIELRFPAVTPRPCAEPPGLLAALGLDAGQVLAADDYIVVLDDAARLAALRPDFQRLRGLPKRGVAVTARGADCDFVSRWFGPGVGVDEDPVTGSAHCWLAPYWAGVLGKTRLQARQGGARRGSLECRLEGAEVALLGQARLYLRGEIYV
- a CDS encoding helix-turn-helix transcriptional regulator, whose amino-acid sequence is MEDPKPAADPAQAEKQAVLRALSAAVKLVGAMVDAHTEVVLHDLSRPERSVVAIENGHVSGRRLGDAILGGPAGDRGFAAIEQAMRQGGAEPALVSGYHTLSRDGRRLLSASAVFKTAAGEPFAALCLNSDRSQLEAALACLQALAGRAPPPPPAAPEPPAMDEAMQDIIAQALERGGKPLARMKKADKKQAVAQMLEQGLFIVKGGVERAAEALGVSRYTVYNYLDEIRGDAREDKA
- a CDS encoding protease inhibitor I42 family protein, encoding MVTSFCLIPATCFSSEKGAQMKSDSFGYYDLNIGDYSVPEQHHDLPKEGNGHIEVNLDRIFSITFPDNPSTGASWGLRTLPAELMFLSSSHKPSDKCGVVNNEGVPPVGCGGFTSYIFKALEKGTGTVRFEYGQQWSKGAKKVITVKVTVK
- a CDS encoding VOC family protein, whose translation is MTLTPQPNLQLLYATDIQRSAALYRRLFAADPVFVSPRYVAFSAGGEALFALWSGGDAPHADVPRFVEAGIMLASGEAVDQLYQVWRNDPDLRIAQPPSTEVFGRTFLMLDPDGHRLRVCQRD